DNA from Leptospira mayottensis 200901116:
AAAGGTATCATTTTTCAACGGAACTTTCCATACGTAAAACAGATCTTGCTCTGGATATTCACGTGTCTTTTGCGTCCATTCTCGATATTGTGATGGAAGCGCATCTTCAGTTTTTTCAGTATCTTGGTTTTTCCGTCACGGATATTTACGGAAAGAGTATCATATTCGCGAATGCTGGAATTCTCTATCAAGGGGAACTACTCTATAACGATCGAGTCAAGATCGATGTCGTATTGGACAATCTACAAGAAAAAGCTTTCGATCTTACGTTCCGTCTATCCAAGGATCAAAGAAGAGAGAAGGTTGCTCTCGTAAAAATCCGGGTTTTGTTCTTTGACTATTCTATTCGTAAAGTAGTGCCTGTTCCCGAAGGTTTTAGAAAAATTTTTACCGAAGAAAAAATTCCTTCTTATTCTTCTCCACCAGTCGGTATTCAGGAAAAAACCGCATTGAAGAGCGCGACTCAGATTTGGAAATTTGATAAATTGGAAGTATTGCGTCTTGCTCATGGCCTAATTCTAAAATTATATGCACTTGGAAATAAAACGGATATGTCTAGAATCAAAGAACATGGATCTCTTCTCGAACATATCCGCTCGATCTCAATTCTTTTACCTGTTCGAATTGCCGGGGCTTGGGGAAGTAGAATTCTCTCGGAAAAGATCAAAAATATTTTAAAAGCGAAGGTGCATCTTGAGGAGCTTAGGTACCTTTTGATTCTTGTGCAGGATTTAAGGATTTATTCCATCGAAAGGGAATTATCTGATCTGGAAATCATCAACGGACATCTAAAAAAATATCTTATCCGAGTCCGAAACGGAAAGACGAGAAAACTGATCTAAAGTCGAGTTCCGATTTGAATTCTTGTCTCGGTGGGATTTTTTTTTGGTTATTTAGGTATATCTCTTTTCTGAGAACGAGGGCTTAAAGTAGAATCATCTCGAAATACGAATAGTTGCTTGAGACGCGAATTACGGGAAAATCTGATTTTTCGGATCAGCTTGGAAAAAATTTTTACAATAAATTCTAAAATCCTAATATAATATTCGGAGAAAGTACCATGAAAAACAAAGTCGCCGTGGTGACGGGAGGAAGTACCGGAATCGGAAAAGCCATCGTAAGCGAATTCGTTTCGAAAGGTGTCAAAGTCGTATTTTGCGGTCGTAGATTGGATGAAGGAAAAAAGCTGGAGTCCGCAATTCGTTCTCAAGGTGGAGAAGCGTATTTTGTAGTTTGCGATGTGACTTCCGGAGAACAGGTTCAAAAGGTGGTTGATACCGCTTTGGAAAAATTCGGAAGGCTGGACTTTGGGATCAACAATGCAGGAATCATGGGACTTAATCATCCCCTGCATGAGTATCCCGAAAATATTTGGGATAGTGTGGTGAACGTGAATCTCAAAGGGACATGGCTTTCGATGAAATACCAGATTCCCGAAATGGTTAAGACCGGAGGAGGGGCGATCGTGAATGTTTCTTCTATATCTGGAATTAACGGGGTTGTCGGGATCAATCCTTACGCTGCGGCAAAACATGGAGTTATCGGACTTACAAAATGTGCGGCCTTGGAATATGCAAAGAGGAATATTCGGATCAACGCGATTTGTCCGGGTGCAGTAAAGACTGAAATTTTAGACGAACTTTTTCATCTCGCAAAAGATCCGACAGAAGCGGAAAGACAACTCGTAAAATTACACCCTATTCATCGGATCGCCGCTCCGGAAGAAATCGCAAAGACTGTGATCTGGCTTTGCAGTGAGGATTCTTCTTTCATCACGGGGACTGCAATTCCAGTCGACGGCGGATATTCGGCAAAGTGAAAATTCTTCAAAAAATCTTTGAACTAGGTGTTTTAAAATGAAAATAATGATGAGGCCACCTGTTTATCTTAAAAAAATCATTTAACAAAGATTTCTTCTTGAACTTTGCTATCAATGACACATATTTATAATATAAATTTGAAGATTATTTCAATTTAGCAGTATTTTTTCATGATTATCAATTATTTTGGAATTACGGAAAAAGGAAATTTTCGTTCGCATAACGAGGATTCAATGTACGTATCCGGAGAAATTGTGGCCGGAAACGTTTCGGGTTCTTTTTCTTCTTCCGGAATTCGAGATTCTGCGGTGACTCCTCTGATTTTTGCCCTTGCAGATGGGATGGGTGGACATATCTCCGGAGAAGTCGCCAGTCGTATGACGCTTGAAAAACTCGCATGGACGGAAAGAGCCGTTCAACCTTTGGAAGAATTGCCGTACGCTGGTTGGCAAAGTTTATTCAACATCATCAATCATGAAATCAATGATCACGCTAAGGCGACCGGAAAACTGGGAATGGGGGCCACGTTAGTCGGTATCTTGTTCGGAAAAAGAAAGGTACTTGTATTTAACATGGGAGACAGTAGGGCTTATCATTTTTCTTCCAAAGGAATCCATAAAATTACGGTCGATCATTCTTTTGCGGGCACTATCAAAGGAAACCAGATCTCTAGGAGTTATATCACGAGTTGTATCGGAGGGGGAACTACGGATCTTCAGATGGATCTTTTCGACATCACGAGTTCTCTCAACACAGGGGATCGAATTTTGCTTTGTACGGACGGATTGACGGACGTCATCAAAATAGATGATTTGGAAGAGATCTTAAAAAACTCATCTAACGTAAAAGAGGCCTGCTATCATCTTTTGGAGGAGGCCAACCTGAGAATGACGAAGGATAATACTTCTATAATCGTGATCGAAGTTCAGGGGATGATGTTTGCCCGTTCCGAACCTCGAAAACTTACCCCAAGCGAAAAAAAACTGTAAGGGTAAAAAAGAAGTTTCCGTTCGGAGTTTTTTCGAAAGACGATCGGAATGGAAAATCAGATTTTCTTAATATTTCTAGAAAACCCAAACCGGCACCTTTGCTGTACTTAGGCCTTTCTCCCTTGATTTTCTCCAAATACAATTCTTTTACTTCTGCTTCCGTGAGGGATAAAAAGTGATCTAATTTTGTTTGTAAGGAAGCTGCGGTTTCTGGACTCAAAAAATTTGCGGTAGAGAGCTTTAAAATATGATCTTTTTCTTTGACTAAGATCAAACCGACTCCGTAACCTCCTTCTTTTTCTAAAGAATAGTGGCTTACGTTCTGAACCATTTCCACAAACACATTTAGGATCTTGTTCTTCCGTTTTTCGTTTGCAATTCTATTCTTAAGTATTTGTGTAAGATCTCCTAACATTTCATGTGTCACTACGCCCTGGTAATAGAGAACCGATCTTAACTTTTTTAAATAATCGTATTGTTTATACAATTTGTCGAATCTCATTCTGTTTTCCTTAAAGAAGATCTGGCGGTGCAGCGAGACTAACAAAAGAAGATTGACTTCCAATTGCAAAGGCCATCGAAATCGCATTTCTAAGTCGAATCTTTCTTGCACCTTCGGTGATATGATCGTGATCGCATTCCGGGTCCACCTCCTTGAGGTTGATTGTTGGACAAAGGATTTGTTTTTTTAGCATTAGAGCGGTTGCGGCGACATTGATGATTCCCGCCGCTCCGAATGTATGACCGAAAATTGGTTTGATGGAACCGAGAGGAGCCCATTTACTTCGAGCGAGTCCATTGTATAAAATATTGAGCGCACGACTTTCGGCCATATCGTTGTTGACCGTCGCAGTTCCGTGTCCGCAGAAATAATCAATATCTTCAAGTTTGAGTCCGCTAATTCTCAAAAGTCGGCTTAAACCGATCGCGGCTTTTTTACCGGTTAGATCCATTCTCATTGCGTGGTCTGCTTCGTTATAACTGTAAGTTCCTAAAACTTCCGCGTAAATTTTCGCACCTCTAGCGAGGGCATGATCCATTCTTTCCAAACAGAGAACGGCTGCTCCTTCTCCTAGAATAAAACCATCTCGATGGCGATCATAGGGTTTGATCGCGGACTTTGGATTGTTCTTTTCGGAAGACATGACCGAACTCGCAGGATCAGAATACATCATTATCAGAGGTTTTAGAAGAGGAAACTCGTGGCCTCCCGCATACATTATTTCTGCTCTTCCCTTTCGAATTGCTTGATAACAAAGACTAATTGCGTGATGTCCACCGACACAAGCGGCGGTGATCGTAGTCACAAATCCTTG
Protein-coding regions in this window:
- a CDS encoding acyl-CoA thioesterase; this encodes MTEIQIEFPERYHFSTELSIRKTDLALDIHVSFASILDIVMEAHLQFFQYLGFSVTDIYGKSIIFANAGILYQGELLYNDRVKIDVVLDNLQEKAFDLTFRLSKDQRREKVALVKIRVLFFDYSIRKVVPVPEGFRKIFTEEKIPSYSSPPVGIQEKTALKSATQIWKFDKLEVLRLAHGLILKLYALGNKTDMSRIKEHGSLLEHIRSISILLPVRIAGAWGSRILSEKIKNILKAKVHLEELRYLLILVQDLRIYSIERELSDLEIINGHLKKYLIRVRNGKTRKLI
- a CDS encoding glucose 1-dehydrogenase, whose translation is MKNKVAVVTGGSTGIGKAIVSEFVSKGVKVVFCGRRLDEGKKLESAIRSQGGEAYFVVCDVTSGEQVQKVVDTALEKFGRLDFGINNAGIMGLNHPLHEYPENIWDSVVNVNLKGTWLSMKYQIPEMVKTGGGAIVNVSSISGINGVVGINPYAAAKHGVIGLTKCAALEYAKRNIRINAICPGAVKTEILDELFHLAKDPTEAERQLVKLHPIHRIAAPEEIAKTVIWLCSEDSSFITGTAIPVDGGYSAK
- a CDS encoding SiaB family protein kinase; this encodes MRFDKLYKQYDYLKKLRSVLYYQGVVTHEMLGDLTQILKNRIANEKRKNKILNVFVEMVQNVSHYSLEKEGGYGVGLILVKEKDHILKLSTANFLSPETAASLQTKLDHFLSLTEAEVKELYLEKIKGERPKYSKGAGLGFLEILRKSDFPFRSSFEKTPNGNFFFTLTVFFRLG
- a CDS encoding PP2C family protein-serine/threonine phosphatase produces the protein MIINYFGITEKGNFRSHNEDSMYVSGEIVAGNVSGSFSSSGIRDSAVTPLIFALADGMGGHISGEVASRMTLEKLAWTERAVQPLEELPYAGWQSLFNIINHEINDHAKATGKLGMGATLVGILFGKRKVLVFNMGDSRAYHFSSKGIHKITVDHSFAGTIKGNQISRSYITSCIGGGTTDLQMDLFDITSSLNTGDRILLCTDGLTDVIKIDDLEEILKNSSNVKEACYHLLEEANLRMTKDNTSIIVIEVQGMMFARSEPRKLTPSEKKL
- a CDS encoding beta-ketoacyl-[acyl-carrier-protein] synthase family protein, whose translation is MDKTNTNHNSRVAITGIGIILPNTYSVDMFWKNLSEGNSQIDKITRFQTDDMTVKVAAEMNDFNWKKFLPDLEEKYAKRYNRETFAIMSAMEEARKDAKLEKNSVDPSKVGFIDSSSRSSLAWWEHAWKLYHKEKNLNIFDRYSVLTSMASNPTNLTAIYANIQGFVTTITAACVGGHHAISLCYQAIRKGRAEIMYAGGHEFPLLKPLIMMYSDPASSVMSSEKNNPKSAIKPYDRHRDGFILGEGAAVLCLERMDHALARGAKIYAEVLGTYSYNEADHAMRMDLTGKKAAIGLSRLLRISGLKLEDIDYFCGHGTATVNNDMAESRALNILYNGLARSKWAPLGSIKPIFGHTFGAAGIINVAATALMLKKQILCPTINLKEVDPECDHDHITEGARKIRLRNAISMAFAIGSQSSFVSLAAPPDLL